Proteins encoded by one window of Leishmania infantum JPCM5 genome chromosome 32:
- a CDS encoding metallo-peptidase, Clan MA(E), Family M41, translating to MNQNDASPGGSLFQQMYSAQQQQQQMPPPQAYGGQLSLQPPLTLQPQKSSQGDGYAQNPYTVPREGIGALPLTYAGYNYPSQQMIPQQYSYTAQQQPARMPAVYQPPVQDDDYYKGFHDGVVRPSGPVWGSAVSWILPLVVNVAFFVGPIWYFRRKYMHAMASAAGSTAASGGKGGAGGSSNMMSGLMDMMNPMKPKNFRTEVKGTTFKDVIGIPEAKEELKQYVDFLKEPAKFTRLGARLPKGCLLTGQPGTGKTLLARAVAGEANTPFFSCSGADFIEIFGGSGPKRVRELFEEAKKAAPCVVFIDEIDAIGSRNQGGRSMGGGGSSEENRTINQLLAELDGLTSKEAIVVIAATNYPEAIDKALLREGRFDRKVTIPMPDHKARCELFEFYLNRIITGDPNCKPKVQVFKTRNEAEAGGSGAAQASPSAALASSEKAATETKALVTEDAKPESIKVIPGVSNKEYAVVLSDRTPGVSPAQISTIVNEGALNAAMNGKEVVPLEVLQDSIDDVLIGKKHRQRMSNASLHRTAYHEVGHCIMAWTNPLQKDVIKLSIIPRGRAGGYTQQVQDEAMEPQTDEFLFSQLCVLMGGRAAERIFEKDISIGAMDDLQRATRLAMEKLLKYGMSKTIGQLAFKPNDKNDGRAWMTWSENLHAKVEAEARALVESAYVHTEKTLLAHKDKHQKLAELLLGKKELDKADIASILGARPVLKA from the coding sequence ATGAACCAGAACGACGCCTCGCCTGGCGGATCACTGTTCCAGCAAATGTacagcgcgcagcagcaacagcagcagatgccgccgccgcaggcaTACGGAGGCCAGCTTTCACTGCAACCACCCCTTACTCTTCAGCCGCAGAAAAGCAGCCAGGGTGATGGCTATGCACAAAACCCGTACACAGTTCCCCGAGAAGGCATAGGTGCGTTGCCGTTAACCTATGCCGGCTACAACTACCCGTCCCAGCAAATGATACCCCAGCAGTATAGCtacacggcgcagcagcagcccgcgCGCATGCCGGCGGTGTATCAGCCGCCGGTCCAGGATGACGACTACTACAAGGGTTTCCACGATGGCGTTGTTCGTCCCTCTGGGCCGGTTTggggcagcgccgtcagctgGATTCTACCCCTTGTCGTGAACGTGGCCTTCTTTGTTGGCCCTATCTGGTACTTCCGGCGCAAGTACATGCATGCCATGGCGAGTGCGGCCGGCTCCACTGCCGCGTCAGGGGGCAAGGGTGGTGCTGGAGGCTCGTCGAACATGATGAGCGGGCTCATGGACATGATGAACCCGATGAAGCCGAAGAACTTTCGCACTGAGGTGAAAGGGACGACGTTCAAGGATGTCATCGGCATCCCTGAagcgaaggaggagctgaagcagTACGTGGACTTCTTGAAGGAGCCCGCCAAGTTCACTCGCCTtggcgcgcggctgccgaaAGGGTGCCTGCTGACCGGGCAGCCTGGCACCGgcaagacgctgctggcCCGCGCCGTGGCCGGTGAAGCAAACACGCCGTTTTTTAGCTGCTCGGGCGCCGACTTCATTGAGATctttggcggcagcggcccaaaacgtgtgcgtgagctcttcgaggaggcgaagaaagCGGCTCCCTGCGTTGTGTTCATTGACGAGATCGACGCGATCGGCTCGCGCAACCAGGGTGGCCGCTCcatgggcggcggcggtagcaGCGAGGAAAACCGCACTATTAACCAGCTTCTCGCCGAGCTTGATGGCTTGACGAGCAAGGAGGCGATTGTGGTGATTGCCGCCACAAACTATCCGGAGGCGATCGACAAGGCGCTTCTGCGCGAGGGCCGCTTTGACCGCAAGGTGACCATTCCCATGCCGGATCACAAGGCGCGCTGTGAGCTATTCGAGTTCTACCTCAACCGCATCATCACTGGTGACCCGAACTGCAAGCCCAAGGTCCAGGTGTTCAAGACGCGCAATGAGGCCGAGGCgggaggcagcggtgccgcgcagGCGTCTCCGTCGGCTGCCCTGGCCAGCAGCGAGAAGGCCGCCACAGAGACGAAGGCGCTGGTCACAGAGGACGCCAAACCCGAGTCGATTAAAGTGATCCCCGGCGTGAGCAACAAAGAGTACGCTGTCGTGCTCTCGGACCGCACCCCTGGGGTGTCGCCGGCGCAGATTTCTACGATCGTGAACGAAGGGGCCCTCAACGCGGCCATGAATGGcaaggaggtggtgccgctggaggtgctTCAGGACAGCATCGACGACGTCCTCATCGGCAAGAAGCACCGTCAGCGCATGAGCAACgcgtcgctgcaccgcaccgccTACCACGAAGTAGGCCACTGCATCATGGCCTGGACAAACCCGCTGCAGAAGGACGTCATCAAGCTGTCCATCATTCCTCGTGGTCGTGCCGGCGGGTacacgcagcaggtgcaggaCGAGGCGATGGAGCCGCAGACAGACGAGTTTCTCTTTTCACAGCTGTGTGTGCTGAtgggcggccgcgccgcggagcgAATCTTCGAGAAGGACATCTCCATCGGTGCCATGGACGACCTACAGCGTGCCACCCGCTTGGCGATGGAAAAGCTGCTCAAGTACGGCATGTCCAAAACCATTGGCCAGCTCGCCTTCAAGCCAAACGACAAGAATGACGGCCGTGCGTGGATGACGTGGTCGGAGAATCTGCACGCCAAGGTGGAGGCCGAGGCCCGCGCGCTTGTCGAGTCGGCTTATGTGCACACAGAGAAGACCCTGCTAGCCCACAAGGATAAGCACCAGAAGTTGGCAGAGTTGCTTCTTGGCAAAAAAGAACTGGACAAGGCAGATATTGCTAGCATCCTCGGCGCTCGTCCGGTGCTGAAGGCCTAA